From one Mya arenaria isolate MELC-2E11 chromosome 4, ASM2691426v1 genomic stretch:
- the LOC128230707 gene encoding uncharacterized protein LOC128230707: protein MLVECLACTSPASQPLLVECLASTSPASQPLLVECLACTSLASQPLLVECLARTSLASQPLLVDCLACTSLASQPLLVECLACTSLASQPLLVECLACTSLASQPLLVECLACTSLASQPLLVECLACTSLASQPLLVECLACTSLASQPLLVECLACTSLAFQHLLVECLACTSLAFQHLLVECLASSQLLLVECLACTSLASQPLLVECLACTSLASQPLLVDCLACTSLASQPLLVECLACTSLASQPLLVECLACTSLASQPLLVECLACTSLASQPLLVECLACTSLAGQPLLVECLACTSLASQPLLVECLACTSLASQPLLVECLACTSLASQPLLVECLACTSLASQPLLVECLACTSLASRLLLVECLACTSLASQPLLVECLACTSLASQPLLVECLACTSLASQPLLVECLACTSLASQPLLVECLACTSPASQPLVVECLACTSLASQPLVVDCLACTSLASQPLLVECLACTSLASQPLLVECLACTSLASQPLLVECLACTSLASQPLLVECLACTSLASQPLLVECLACTSLASRLLLVECLACTSLASQPLLVECLACTSLASRLLLVECLACTSLASQPLLVECLACTSLASQPLVVECLACTSLASQPLVVECLACTSLASRLLLVECLACTSLASQPLVVECLACTSLASRLLLVECLACTSLASQPLLVECLTCTSPAGQPLLVECLACTSPASQPLLVECLACTSLASQPLVVECLACTSLASQPLVVECLACTSLAFQPLVVECLACTSLASQPLVVECLACTSPASQPLLVECLACTSLASQPLLVECLACTSLASQPLLVECLACTSLASQPLVVECLACTSLASQPLVVECLACTSLASQPLLVECLACTSLASQPLLVECLACTSLASQPLLVECLACTSLASQPLLVECLACTSLAGQPLLVECLACTSLAGQPLFEECLACTSLAGQPLFEECLTL from the exons ATGCTTGTGGAATGTCTAGCATGTACATCCCCAGCTAGCCAGCCCCTGCTTGTGGAATGTCTAGCAAGTACATCCCCAGCAAGCCAGCCCCTGCTTGTGGAATGTCTAGCATGTACATCCCTAGCTAGCCAGCCCCTGCTTGTGGAGTGTCTAGCACGTACATCCCTAGCTAGCCAGCCCCTGCTTGTGGACTGTCTAGCATGTACATCCCTAGCTAGCCAGCCCCTGCTTGTGGAATGTCTAGCATGTACATCCCTAGCTAGCCAGCCCCTGCTTGTGGAATGTCTAGCATGTACATCCCTAGCTAGCCAGCCCCTGCTTGTGGAATGTCTAGCATGTACATCCCTAGCTAGCCAGCCCCTGCTTGTGGAATGTCTTGCATGTACATCCCTAGCTAGCCAGCCCCTGCTTGTGGAATGTCTAGCATGTACATCCCTAGCTAGCCAGCCCCTGCTTGTGGAATGTCTAGCATGTACATCCCTAGCTTTCCAGCACCTGCTTGTGGAGTGTCTAGCATGTACATCCCTAGCTTTCCAGCACCTGCTTGTGGAGTGTCTAGCAT CTAGCCAGCTCCTGCTTGTGGAGTGTCTAGCATGTACATCCCTAGCTAGCCAGCCCCTGCTTGTGGAATGTCTAGCATGTACATCCCTAGCTAGCCAGCCCCTGCTTGTGGACTGTCTAGCATGTACATCCCTAGCTAGCCAGCCCCTGCTTGTGGAGTGTCTAGCATGTACATCCCTAGCTAGCCAGCCCCTGCTTGTGGAGTGTCTAGCATGTACATCCCTAGCTAGCCAGCCCCTGCTTGTTGAATGTCTAGCATGTACATCCCTAGCTAGCCAGCCATTACTTGTGGAATGTCTAGCATGTACATCCCTAGCTGGCCAGCCCCTGCTTGTGGAATGTCTAGCATGTACATCCCTAGCTAGCCAGCCCCTGCTTGTGGAATGTCTAGCATGTACATCCCTAGCTAGCCAGCCCCTGCTTGTGGAATGTCTAGCATGTACATCCCTAGCTAGCCAGCCCCTGCTTGTGGAATGTCTAGCATGTACATCCCTAGCTAGCCAGCCCCTGCTTGTGGAATGTCTAGCATGTACATCCCTAGCTAGCCGGCTCCTACTTGTGGAGTGTCTAGCATGTACATCCCTAGCTAGCCAGCCCCTGCTTGTGGAATGTCTAGCATGTACATCCCTAGCTAGCCAGCCCCTGCTTGTGGAATGTCTAGCATGTACATCCCTAGCTAGCCAGCCCCTGCTTGTGGAATGTCTAGCATGTACATCCCTAGCTAGCCAGCCCCTGCTTGTGGAATGTCTAGCATGTACATCCCCAGCTAGCCAGCCCCTGGTTGTGGAATGTCTAGCATGTACATCCCTAGCTAGCCAGCCCCTGGTTGTGGACTGTCTAGCATGTACATCCCTAGCTAGCCAGCCCCTGCTTGTGGAATGTCTAGCATGTACATCCCTAGCTAGCCAGCCCCTGCTTGTGGAATGTCTAGCATGTACATCCCTAGCTAGCCAGCCATTGCTTGTGGAATGTCTAGCATGTACATCCCTAGCTAGCCAGCCCCTGCTTGTGGAATGTCTAGCATGTACATCCCTAGCTAGCCAGCCATTGCTTGTGGAATGTCTAGCATGTACATCCCTAGCTAGCCGGCTCCTACTTGTGGAGTGTCTAGCATGTACATCCCTAGCTAGCCAGCCCCTGCTTGTGGAATGTCTAGCATGTACATCCCTAGCTAGCCGGCTCCTACTTGTGGAGTGTCTAGCATGTACATCCCTAGCTAGCCAGCCCCTGCTTGTGGAGTGTCTAGCATGTACATCCCTAGCTAGCCAGCCCCTGGTTGTGGAGTGTCTAGCATGTACGTCCCTAGCTAGCCAGCCCTTGGTTGTGGAATGTCTAGCATGTACATCCCTAGCTAGCCGGCTCCTACTTGTAGAGTGTCTAGCATGTACGTCCCTAGCTAGCCAGCCCCTGGTTGTGGAATGTCTAGCATGTACATCCCTAGCTAGCCGGCTCCTACTTGTGGAGTGTCTAGCATGTACATCCCTAGCTAGCCAGCCCCTGCTTGTGGAGTGTCTGACATGTACATCCCCAGCTGGCCAGCCCCTGCTTGTGGAGTGTCTAGCATGTACATCCCCAGCAAGCCAGCCCCTGCTTGTGGAATGTCTAGCATGTACATCCCTAGCTAGCCAGCCCCTGGTTGTGGAATGTCTAGCATGTACGTCCCTAGCTAGCCAGCCCCTGGTTGTGGAATGTCTAGCATGTACATCCCTAGCTTTCCAGCCCCTGGTTGTGGAATGTCTAGCATGTACATCCCTAGCTAGCCAGCCCCTGGTTGTGGAGTGTCTAGCATGTACATCCCCAGCAAGCCAGCCCCTGCTTGTGGAATGTCTAGCATGTACATCCCTAGCTAGCCAGCCCCTGCTTGTGGAATGTCTAGCATGTACATCCCTAGCTAGCCAGCCCCTGCTTGTGGAATGTCTAGCATGTACATCCCTAGCTAGCCAGCCCCTGGTTGTGGAATGTCTAGCATGTACATCCCTAGCTAGCCAGCCCCTGGTTGTGGAATGTCTAGCATGTACATCCCTAGCTAGCCAGCCCCTGCTTGTGGAATGTCTAGCATGTACATCCCTAGCTAGCCAGCCCCTGCTTGTGGAATGTCTAGCATGTACATCCCTAGCTAGCCAGCCCCTGCTTGTGGAATGTCTAGCATGTACATCCCTAGCTAGCCAGCCCCTGCTTGTGGAATGTCTAGCATGTACGTCCCTAGCTGGCCAGCCCCTGCTTGTGGAATGTCTAGCATGTACGTCCCTAGCTGGCCAGCCCCTGTTTGAGGAGTGTCTAGCATGTACGTCCCTAGCTGGCCAGCCCCTGTTTGAGGAGTGTCTGACATTGTAA